The following proteins are co-located in the Silene latifolia isolate original U9 population chromosome 1, ASM4854445v1, whole genome shotgun sequence genome:
- the LOC141641473 gene encoding uncharacterized protein LOC141641473 produces MVDLVSQPCTNTQFIELGALDVGHENSWYKSCVAPFKSGEEFSKGQDFASKELLRQVVTTYNVARNQVYKIAESRPHTVTYKCNRQPSPCSWYLRATKKNIHMDVFTIVSYEGPHEASCVVQKPSLDHPNLRGEFISNAIKHLVKEDWGAKVSLLRASITKEFNFKISYWKTWMAKQRALADLYGDWEESYAYLPRYLDALKEVNPGTAVHFVNKPTNDPNVQQFDKVFWSFGPSIKGFPHCRPIITIDGTHLYGKYRGTMLIAMGVDANEQLFPLAFAIVEKENYENWSWFLACIRHYVTNRRGLCVLSDRHAGILKSMSQPGSGWEEPYAFHRYCIRHHASNINKMFKDSDLKSTFSETAMQHQIRKFDLGMEKIGLINANARALLDSIPPSIEVILVKNPLPRPTRRC; encoded by the coding sequence ATGGTAGACCTTGTTTCTCAACCATGTACTAACACCCAATTTATCGAACTTGGAGCTTTAGATGTTGGGCATGAAAATAGTTGGTATAAGTCATGTGTGGCTCCATTTAAGAGTGGTGAGGAATTTAGTAAGGGGCAAGATTTTGCAAGCAAAGAGCTTTTGCGACAAGTTGTGACAACCTACAACGTGGCTAGAAACCAAGTTTATAAAATTGCCGAATCAAGACCTCACACCGTGACTTATAAATGTAATAGACAACCGTCACCTTGTAGTTGGTATTTGAGAGCCACTAAAAAAAACATCCATATGGATGTTTTCACAATTGTGTCATACGAAGGGCCACATGAAGCTTCTTGTGTGGTTCAGAAACCATCTCTTGATCATCCAAATTTAAGGGGGGAGTTTATTAGCAATGCTATTAAGCATCTTGTGAAAGAAGATTGGGGGGCTAAGGTGAGTTTGTTAAGGGCATCCATAACAAAGGAGTTCAACTTCAAGATCTCTTATTGGAAGACTTGGATGGCAAAACAAAGAGCTTTGGCGGATCTTTATGGAGATTGGGAGGAGTCTTATGCTTATCTTCCCCGTTACTTAGATGCTTTAAAAGAGGTTAATCCGGGAACCGCCGTCCATTTTGTCAATAAGCCCACTAATGATCCCAATGTCCAACAATTTGATAAAGTTTTTTGGTCATTTGGTCCCTCGATCAAAGGCTTCCCACATTGTAGGCCAATAATTACCATAGATGGCACTCATCTTTATGGTAAATATCGTGGGACTATGTTGATTGCAATGGGAGTTGATGCAAATGAACAACTCTTTCCGTTAGCGTTTGCCATTGTTGAGAAGGAGAACTATGAGAATTGGAGTTGGTTTTTGGCTTGCATAAGACATTATGTGACAAATCGTAGAGGTCTTTGTGTCTTGTCCGATCGCCATGCGGGTATTTTGAAGTCAATGAGTCAACCGGGAAGTGGTTGGGAAGAGCCATACGCTTTTCATAGGTATTGTATTAGACATCATGCATCAAATATCAACAAGATGTTCAAAGATTCCGATTTAAAATCAACTTTCTCGGAGACAGCAATGCAACATCAAATTAGAAAATTTGACTTAGGTATGGAGAAAATAGGTTTGATCAATGCGAATGCTAGAGCTTTGTTAGATAGCATCCCTCCAAGCATTGAAGTTATCTTGGTTAAGAACCCATTACCAAGACCTACCCGAAGATGCTAG